The following coding sequences are from one Devosia neptuniae window:
- a CDS encoding isoprenyl transferase, producing MSIDPASIAELAPPASLRIPAHIGVIMDGNGRWAKARGKRRTEGHIEGVKALRNLVELCINYGVANLTVFSFSSENWTRPKDEIVFIFNLLRRFVASDLQRLIRNNVQVRIIGSRDGLEPSLIRLIDDVEAKTAANTGLVLIVAFNYGGKAEIVDATRRIAAEVAAGRLAPSDITEATIEAALYTTGIPHPDVIVRTSGEQRISNFLLWQAAYSEFVFVDEYWPDFDEATFLRVLEIFSQRVRRFGGIEAASP from the coding sequence ATGTCCATCGACCCCGCCAGCATTGCCGAACTCGCTCCGCCTGCGTCGCTGCGCATTCCGGCGCATATCGGCGTGATCATGGACGGCAATGGCCGCTGGGCGAAAGCGCGCGGCAAGCGCCGCACCGAGGGGCATATCGAGGGCGTCAAGGCGCTGCGCAATCTCGTCGAGCTGTGCATCAATTACGGCGTGGCAAACCTCACCGTGTTCAGTTTCTCGTCGGAAAACTGGACGCGACCCAAGGATGAGATTGTTTTCATCTTCAATCTGTTGCGCCGCTTTGTTGCATCGGATTTGCAGCGGCTGATCCGCAACAATGTGCAGGTACGCATCATCGGCTCGCGCGACGGGCTCGAGCCCTCCCTGATCCGGCTGATCGACGATGTCGAGGCCAAGACGGCGGCCAATACCGGCCTCGTGTTGATCGTCGCCTTCAACTATGGCGGCAAGGCCGAAATCGTCGACGCGACACGGCGGATTGCTGCCGAAGTCGCAGCCGGCCGGCTGGCGCCATCGGACATTACCGAGGCCACAATCGAAGCGGCGCTCTATACAACCGGCATTCCGCATCCCGACGTGATCGTCCGCACCAGCGGCGAGCAGCGCATTTCCAATTTCCTGCTCTGGCAGGCAGCCTATTCGGAATTCGTCTTCGTGGATGAGTATTGGCCCGATTTCGACGAGGCCACATTCCTTCGTGTGCTGGAGATTTTCTCCCAGCGCGTCAGGCGGTTCGGCGGTATCGAGGCGGCATCACCTTGA
- the bamA gene encoding outer membrane protein assembly factor BamA: protein MIHPTKLMRGAFLALAILGAAPLAGSGVPLLGVVSAHAQQQQLVGSVLFEGNRRFSDKQLLTMVDMSTSGIFSQQRLAADTESIRQAYDRDGFRGVSVTARTEVIPDGRVRVTFVVNEGDRAGIAAINFTGNNAFNSGNLKGAMLTKETGFLSWLFKDDSYDEQKLAVDRERIRLYYANRGYPDTQVTSVGEFDASRNAYFINFTINEGQKYTFGNVGIETSIDGLNTNALTGSVDTREGGGYSVTDLQKTIEDMSYEATSQGYAFADVRARLDRDVTNGRFNVTYLVDEGARIYVERINITGNTKTRDFVIRRELEFGEGDPFNRSMVIRGRKNIEALGFFSAVQLSTAPGSAADKVVLNIAVTEQSTGEYGATAGYSTSEGILGEISLTERNFLGRGQYLRAAIGASESGRTFDFSFTEPRFMGLKVAAGVDAYHRITDESSRNYYGVQATGGQLRASMPIMGDLSATVFAGAERKLISDTDGTYKSLLLNDGDEFYKAFVGYTLTWNGLDDTKKPTSGLYATFTQQYIGWDHNLLKSEARARYFVPLLDDSGIVASVRGQAGVINDFSDNGVNVVEAFLPGSQLIRGFESRGLGPRIVGDQYLGATMYAGLSAEIQFPIPVLPETYGLSGAIWADAAWIDDGSLPNTNGNAVDPESIDSPWRTSIGASLIWDSPFGPLRGDFAHVLNKSTDDRTQLFQLTLQTLL from the coding sequence ATGATCCACCCCACCAAGCTGATGCGCGGCGCTTTCTTGGCGCTGGCAATCCTGGGCGCTGCCCCGCTGGCAGGTTCTGGTGTTCCGCTTCTTGGCGTTGTCTCTGCTCACGCCCAGCAACAACAGCTTGTTGGCTCGGTATTGTTCGAGGGAAACCGTCGTTTCTCCGACAAGCAGCTGCTCACCATGGTGGACATGTCCACTTCGGGCATCTTCTCCCAGCAGCGCCTCGCAGCCGATACTGAAAGCATCCGTCAGGCCTATGATCGCGATGGCTTCCGCGGCGTGTCGGTTACGGCGCGCACCGAAGTTATTCCGGATGGCCGCGTCCGCGTGACCTTCGTGGTCAATGAGGGCGATCGCGCCGGCATCGCTGCAATCAATTTCACCGGGAACAATGCGTTCAATTCCGGCAATCTCAAGGGCGCGATGCTCACCAAGGAAACCGGCTTCCTGAGCTGGCTTTTCAAGGATGACAGCTATGACGAGCAGAAGCTCGCCGTCGACCGTGAGCGCATCCGCCTCTATTACGCTAATCGCGGCTATCCCGACACGCAGGTGACTTCGGTCGGTGAGTTCGATGCCTCGCGCAATGCCTACTTCATCAACTTCACCATCAATGAAGGCCAGAAGTACACCTTCGGCAATGTCGGCATCGAGACCAGCATCGATGGCCTCAACACCAATGCGCTGACCGGTTCGGTCGATACCCGTGAGGGTGGCGGCTACTCGGTTACCGATCTGCAGAAGACCATCGAGGACATGTCCTACGAGGCCACCTCGCAGGGCTATGCCTTTGCCGACGTCCGTGCTCGTCTCGATCGTGATGTCACTAATGGCCGCTTCAATGTCACCTATCTGGTGGATGAGGGTGCTCGCATCTATGTCGAGCGCATCAACATCACCGGCAACACCAAGACCCGCGACTTCGTGATCCGTCGCGAACTGGAATTCGGTGAAGGCGACCCCTTCAACCGTTCCATGGTGATCCGTGGCCGCAAGAATATCGAAGCGCTCGGCTTCTTCTCCGCCGTGCAGCTCTCGACCGCTCCTGGCTCTGCCGCCGACAAGGTCGTGCTGAACATTGCCGTGACCGAACAGTCGACGGGTGAGTATGGCGCGACGGCCGGTTACTCGACTTCGGAAGGCATTCTGGGCGAAATCTCGCTGACAGAACGCAACTTCCTGGGTCGTGGCCAGTATCTGCGCGCTGCAATCGGCGCGTCGGAATCGGGTCGTACCTTCGACTTCTCGTTCACCGAACCTCGCTTCATGGGCCTCAAGGTTGCTGCCGGCGTGGATGCGTATCACCGCATCACCGACGAATCCTCGCGGAACTATTATGGCGTCCAGGCGACCGGCGGCCAGCTGCGTGCCAGCATGCCGATCATGGGCGACCTGTCGGCGACGGTGTTCGCTGGTGCCGAGCGCAAGCTGATCTCCGATACGGACGGTACCTATAAGTCGCTGCTGCTCAATGATGGCGATGAGTTCTACAAGGCATTCGTTGGCTACACGCTGACCTGGAATGGCCTGGACGACACCAAGAAGCCGACGAGCGGTCTCTATGCGACCTTTACTCAGCAATATATCGGCTGGGATCACAACCTGCTGAAGAGCGAAGCTCGTGCCCGCTACTTCGTGCCTCTGCTTGACGACAGCGGCATCGTTGCCAGCGTCAGGGGCCAGGCTGGCGTGATCAACGACTTCAGCGACAATGGCGTCAATGTCGTCGAAGCTTTCCTGCCTGGTTCGCAACTGATCCGTGGCTTTGAAAGCCGTGGCCTGGGTCCGCGTATTGTGGGTGACCAGTATCTGGGCGCCACCATGTATGCTGGCCTGTCTGCTGAAATCCAGTTCCCGATCCCGGTTCTGCCGGAGACCTATGGTCTGTCGGGTGCAATCTGGGCTGATGCTGCCTGGATCGATGATGGCAGCCTGCCGAATACGAATGGCAATGCGGTTGATCCGGAGAGCATTGACTCGCCGTGGCGGACTTCGATCGGCGCCTCGCTGATCTGGGACTCGCCGTTCGGCCCGCTGCGTGGCGACTTCGCCCACGTGCTGAACAAGTCGACCGACGACCGCACCCAGCTGTTCCAGCTGACCCTGCAGACTCTGCTGTAG
- the fabZ gene encoding 3-hydroxyacyl-ACP dehydratase FabZ — MTDSAIEGTELAAMDIAEILRSLPHRYPFLMIDKIIKIDGDETAVGIKNVTFNEPIFQGHFPENPIFPGVLIIEGMAQTAGAIVIKHDAGGGKKNIVLMLGVDKAKFRKPAGPGDVIEFHIAKIQRRRNVGRYQAKAIVEGTVIAEAEITAMIIEATP; from the coding sequence ATGACCGACAGCGCGATAGAGGGTACTGAGCTGGCGGCGATGGACATTGCCGAAATCCTCAGGAGCCTGCCTCACCGCTATCCGTTCCTGATGATCGACAAGATTATCAAGATCGACGGCGATGAGACGGCCGTGGGCATCAAGAACGTCACGTTCAACGAACCCATCTTCCAAGGCCATTTTCCCGAAAATCCGATTTTCCCCGGTGTGCTGATCATCGAGGGCATGGCGCAGACTGCGGGCGCGATCGTGATCAAGCACGATGCTGGCGGCGGCAAGAAGAACATCGTCTTGATGCTGGGCGTCGACAAGGCCAAGTTCCGTAAACCGGCAGGCCCCGGCGACGTCATCGAATTCCATATCGCCAAGATCCAGCGCCGACGTAATGTCGGGCGCTACCAAGCCAAGGCCATCGTCGAAGGCACCGTTATCGCGGAGGCGGAGATCACTGCCATGATCATCGAGGCAACACCGTGA
- the pyrH gene encoding UMP kinase: MAPAYKRILLKVSGEALAGDNSFGIEPPFLQAIAKQIADVANTGVQIGVVVGGGNIFRGMAGAADGTDRVTADLMGMLGTMINALALSNAISRQGIKSKAFSAVTMPNVADTFTARAAKSALEDGFVVVLGGGIGNPFFTTDTASTLRAIELECDVVLKGTKVDGVYTEDPMKNPDARRYDTVSYDEVIGKNLKVMDTAAFALARDNSMPIIVYALDDPGGLTGVLAGKTRSTLVSASN; this comes from the coding sequence ATGGCGCCTGCCTACAAACGCATTCTGCTCAAGGTCTCGGGCGAAGCGCTGGCGGGGGATAATTCCTTCGGTATCGAACCACCCTTTTTGCAGGCCATCGCCAAGCAGATCGCCGATGTCGCCAATACAGGCGTGCAGATCGGTGTCGTGGTGGGCGGCGGCAATATCTTCCGCGGCATGGCGGGCGCTGCTGATGGCACCGATCGCGTTACCGCCGACCTTATGGGTATGCTCGGCACCATGATCAACGCGCTGGCGCTGTCCAATGCGATTTCCCGCCAGGGCATTAAATCCAAGGCGTTCAGCGCCGTGACGATGCCCAATGTGGCCGACACCTTTACCGCTCGCGCCGCCAAATCGGCGCTCGAAGATGGTTTTGTGGTGGTGCTGGGTGGCGGTATCGGCAACCCATTCTTTACGACTGACACCGCGTCGACGTTGCGCGCCATCGAACTCGAATGCGATGTCGTGCTCAAGGGCACCAAGGTCGACGGGGTCTATACCGAAGACCCGATGAAGAACCCCGACGCGCGCCGCTATGACACCGTCAGCTATGACGAAGTCATCGGGAAAAACCTCAAGGTTATGGATACGGCGGCTTTCGCGCTTGCCCGCGACAATTCCATGCCGATAATCGTATATGCGCTCGACGATCCGGGCGGGCTGACCGGTGTGCTTGCCGGCAAGACCCGCAGCACCCTGGTCAGCGCATCGAACTAG
- the lpxD gene encoding UDP-3-O-(3-hydroxymyristoyl)glucosamine N-acyltransferase, translating into MVDTRFHRFAGTATLGAILTAVGRSELLPSQQANPAISGVAELDLAAPGDLALAAHASYTEALRKTSAGAVIVLPALRDAVPAGSVAIVTDKPHHLFADILDQLYPSNTRSIISAGRDDLGAPIFERDVTLGSNVVIGAGVEIGRGTIIGANTVIGAGVTIGRNCIIAANCTIDCAHIGNDVVIQSGVRIGTEGFGWLDFGISNRKLPQLGRVLLQDRVEVGANSTIDRGALGDTMVGEGTKIDNLVQIGHNCRIGRNCIIAAMSGLAGSTVIGDSVLMGGGAGTSGHLTIGSGSVIHGRAAVTKDWPAGSKLAGAPAQDIRDFWREIATMRKLTKGDKRG; encoded by the coding sequence ATGGTCGATACCCGATTTCATCGTTTTGCCGGAACGGCCACGCTTGGCGCGATCCTGACTGCGGTGGGCCGCAGTGAATTGCTGCCCTCCCAGCAGGCCAACCCGGCAATATCGGGTGTCGCCGAGCTGGATCTTGCCGCTCCGGGCGATCTCGCCCTAGCTGCCCACGCCAGTTACACCGAGGCTCTCCGCAAGACCTCGGCAGGCGCCGTCATCGTCTTGCCGGCATTGCGCGATGCCGTTCCGGCCGGCAGCGTGGCGATTGTCACCGACAAGCCCCATCACCTGTTTGCCGATATTCTCGATCAGCTCTATCCGTCCAACACGCGCTCCATCATTTCGGCCGGCCGGGACGATCTTGGCGCACCGATCTTTGAGCGCGATGTGACGCTGGGCTCCAATGTGGTGATTGGCGCCGGGGTCGAAATCGGTCGCGGCACGATCATCGGCGCTAATACGGTCATCGGTGCCGGCGTCACCATCGGCCGCAATTGCATTATCGCGGCCAATTGCACCATCGATTGTGCCCATATCGGCAATGATGTCGTCATCCAGTCCGGCGTGCGCATCGGTACCGAAGGGTTCGGCTGGCTGGATTTCGGCATCAGCAACCGCAAGCTGCCGCAATTGGGCCGGGTCCTGCTTCAGGACCGCGTTGAAGTGGGCGCTAATTCTACCATCGATCGGGGGGCGCTGGGCGACACCATGGTCGGTGAAGGCACCAAGATCGATAATCTGGTCCAGATCGGTCATAACTGTCGGATTGGCCGCAATTGCATCATCGCGGCGATGAGCGGGCTGGCGGGTTCGACCGTGATTGGCGACAGCGTCCTGATGGGCGGCGGCGCCGGCACCTCCGGCCATCTGACGATCGGGTCGGGCTCGGTGATCCACGGCCGGGCAGCCGTCACCAAGGACTGGCCTGCCGGATCCAAACTTGCCGGAGCTCCGGCGCAGGATATAAGAGATTTCTGGCGCGAGATCGCCACAATGCGCAAACTGACAAAAGGGGACAAGCGGGGATGA
- the rseP gene encoding RIP metalloprotease RseP, producing the protein MFDFAFWLLSYVIPFLAVLTVIVFVHEMGHYLVARWNGVAIQTFSVGFGPELIGWDDKHGTRWRISAIPLGGYVRFVGDMNAASVPDNEALANVDPELAPRLFANKNVWQRIAVVAAGPIANVILTFVILYVLLLGYGRYTIPPVIGEVVAASVAEAAGLEAGDTVVSVDGYAVHGFDDFQRFIATAPQRPVSIVVERGGADQTIELTPEAVEVQDRFGNNQRIGRIGVSRNVDQADVSLYRPGPIEAIGMTVEEIRFIVQRTGAFLGDFFVGRGDVEQLGGPVKVAKVSGEVATLGIIALINLTALLSLNIGIFNLLPVPMLDGGHLLYYLVEAVRGRPLSMKVQEIGFRFGFALVLALMVFTLFNDTLFAYLRTLG; encoded by the coding sequence ATGTTCGACTTCGCCTTCTGGTTGCTTTCCTACGTCATTCCGTTCCTGGCGGTGCTCACCGTCATCGTGTTCGTGCACGAGATGGGGCATTACCTGGTGGCGCGCTGGAATGGGGTGGCGATCCAGACCTTTTCCGTCGGCTTCGGCCCGGAACTGATCGGCTGGGACGACAAGCACGGCACGCGCTGGCGGATTTCCGCAATTCCGCTCGGCGGTTACGTGCGGTTCGTCGGGGATATGAATGCTGCCAGCGTGCCGGACAATGAGGCGCTGGCCAACGTTGATCCCGAACTCGCGCCGCGGCTGTTCGCCAACAAGAATGTGTGGCAGCGCATCGCCGTAGTGGCTGCCGGCCCCATCGCCAACGTCATCCTCACCTTTGTCATTCTCTACGTCCTGCTGCTCGGCTATGGCCGCTACACCATTCCCCCGGTGATCGGGGAAGTAGTGGCGGCCTCGGTTGCCGAGGCGGCGGGGCTGGAAGCGGGTGACACTGTCGTGTCGGTCGACGGCTATGCCGTGCATGGCTTCGATGATTTCCAGCGCTTTATCGCCACCGCACCGCAGCGGCCAGTCAGCATCGTCGTCGAGCGTGGTGGTGCGGACCAGACCATTGAGCTGACGCCCGAAGCCGTCGAGGTGCAGGATCGCTTCGGGAACAACCAGCGGATCGGCCGCATCGGGGTGAGTCGGAATGTCGATCAGGCCGATGTGAGCCTCTATCGGCCCGGTCCAATCGAGGCGATTGGCATGACGGTGGAAGAAATTCGCTTCATCGTGCAGCGCACCGGCGCCTTCCTAGGCGATTTTTTCGTCGGCCGCGGCGATGTCGAACAATTGGGTGGCCCGGTCAAAGTCGCCAAGGTTTCCGGGGAAGTGGCGACGCTCGGCATCATCGCGCTGATCAATCTGACAGCCTTGTTGTCGCTTAATATCGGAATCTTCAACCTTTTACCCGTACCTATGCTCGACGGCGGGCACTTATTGTACTATCTCGTCGAAGCCGTGCGAGGGCGTCCGCTCAGCATGAAAGTTCAGGAAATAGGGTTCCGTTTCGGGTTTGCCCTGGTCCTGGCTCTCATGGTGTTCACGCTCTTTAACGACACCCTGTTTGCCTATCTGAGAACTCTGGGTTAG
- the gltA gene encoding citrate synthase, whose translation MTDKVAKLVIGDQTYEFPVLAGSVGPEVIDIRSLYAKTGLFTYDPGFTSTAACDSAITYIDGDKGELLYRGYPIDQLAAKSNYLEVCYLLLYGELPSKAQMAEFEELVTRHTMVHEQMHYFYRGFRRDAHPMAVMTGVVGAMAAFYHDSTDINDPQQREIASIRMIAKMPTIAAMAYKYSIGQPFVYPRNDLDYAANFLHMCFAVPAEEYKVDPRIARAMDLIFTLHADHEQNASTSTVRLSGSSDANPFACIAAGVACLWGPAHGGANEAALNMLKEIGTVDRIPEFIARAKDKNDPFRLMGFGHRVYKNFDPRATVMQATAKEVLDILGVHNNPTLQVAQELEKIALEDPYFIDRKLYPNVDFYSGVILEAIGFPTSMFTVLFAVARTVGWISQWKEMIADPQKKIGRPRQLYNGSPARDFTPVASR comes from the coding sequence ATGACCGATAAAGTCGCCAAACTCGTCATCGGGGACCAGACTTACGAATTTCCGGTACTGGCCGGATCCGTTGGGCCTGAAGTAATCGACATCCGATCTTTGTACGCCAAAACCGGGCTGTTCACCTACGATCCCGGCTTCACCTCGACCGCAGCCTGTGACAGCGCGATTACCTATATCGACGGCGACAAGGGTGAATTGCTCTATCGCGGCTACCCAATCGACCAGCTCGCCGCCAAGAGCAACTACCTCGAAGTCTGCTATCTGCTGCTCTATGGCGAGCTGCCCAGCAAGGCTCAGATGGCCGAATTTGAAGAGCTGGTAACCCGCCACACCATGGTGCATGAACAGATGCACTATTTCTACCGTGGCTTCCGTCGCGACGCTCACCCAATGGCTGTCATGACCGGCGTGGTCGGCGCCATGGCTGCGTTCTATCACGACTCCACCGACATCAATGATCCGCAGCAGCGCGAGATCGCCTCGATCCGCATGATCGCCAAGATGCCGACGATCGCTGCCATGGCCTACAAATATTCGATCGGCCAACCCTTCGTCTATCCGCGCAACGATCTCGATTACGCGGCCAATTTCCTGCATATGTGCTTTGCCGTGCCGGCCGAGGAATACAAGGTCGATCCCCGCATCGCCCGCGCCATGGACCTGATTTTCACGCTCCATGCCGACCACGAGCAGAATGCCTCGACCTCGACCGTGCGCCTCTCCGGCTCGTCCGATGCCAATCCCTTTGCCTGTATCGCCGCCGGCGTTGCCTGCCTGTGGGGCCCGGCGCATGGCGGTGCCAATGAAGCCGCGCTCAACATGCTCAAGGAAATCGGCACCGTCGACCGCATCCCCGAATTCATCGCTCGGGCCAAGGACAAGAACGATCCGTTCCGCCTGATGGGTTTTGGTCACCGCGTCTACAAAAACTTCGATCCGCGTGCCACGGTGATGCAGGCAACAGCCAAGGAAGTGCTCGACATTCTGGGCGTGCACAATAACCCAACGCTGCAGGTCGCCCAGGAGCTCGAAAAGATCGCGCTCGAGGATCCCTATTTCATCGATCGCAAGCTCTATCCGAACGTCGATTTCTATTCCGGCGTCATCCTGGAGGCCATCGGCTTCCCCACCTCGATGTTCACCGTGCTGTTCGCCGTCGCGCGCACCGTCGGCTGGATTTCGCAGTGGAAGGAAATGATCGCCGACCCGCAGAAGAAAATCGGCCGCCCGCGCCAGCTCTACAATGGCTCGCCAGCTCGCGACTTCACGCCCGTCGCATCGCGCTAG
- the lpxA gene encoding acyl-ACP--UDP-N-acetylglucosamine O-acyltransferase: MSDAAIHPTAIVGQHARIGKGVKIGPYCIVGDKVILHDNVELVSHVVIDGNTEVGAGSRIFPFASVGLQPQDLKYHGENSRLVIGERCTIREGATLNPGTEGGGMLTKIGNDCLIMASAHVAHDAIIGNNVIMANYVGIAGHCQVGDNVIFGGNCVVHQFTRVGAHAFIGAHSMVDGDVIPYGMAVGNRAVLTGLNLVGLKRRKFDREEIHKLRAAYRMIFASEGTLRERVEDAAELFKGNALVQDVVAFIAAASDRPILLPRNGPTLD; the protein is encoded by the coding sequence GTGAGCGATGCCGCAATTCACCCGACGGCAATTGTCGGGCAGCACGCGCGCATCGGCAAAGGCGTCAAAATCGGCCCTTATTGCATCGTGGGGGACAAGGTCATCCTGCACGACAATGTGGAACTGGTGTCCCACGTCGTCATCGATGGCAATACCGAGGTCGGCGCGGGCTCGCGCATATTTCCGTTTGCCTCGGTCGGCCTGCAGCCGCAGGATCTCAAATATCACGGCGAGAATTCGCGCCTGGTGATCGGCGAGCGCTGCACGATCCGCGAGGGTGCGACCCTCAATCCGGGCACCGAAGGCGGCGGCATGCTGACCAAGATCGGCAATGACTGCCTGATCATGGCCAGCGCCCATGTCGCGCACGACGCCATCATCGGCAACAATGTCATTATGGCCAATTATGTGGGCATTGCCGGGCACTGCCAGGTTGGTGACAATGTCATCTTCGGCGGCAATTGCGTGGTGCATCAATTCACCCGCGTTGGCGCGCACGCCTTTATCGGCGCCCATTCCATGGTGGATGGCGATGTGATCCCCTACGGCATGGCGGTTGGCAACCGTGCGGTGCTGACGGGGCTCAATCTCGTTGGCCTCAAGCGCCGTAAGTTCGATCGCGAAGAAATCCACAAGCTGCGTGCGGCTTATCGCATGATCTTTGCCAGCGAAGGCACGTTGCGCGAGCGCGTCGAGGATGCGGCCGAATTGTTCAAGGGCAATGCCCTGGTGCAGGACGTCGTGGCCTTCATCGCCGCTGCGTCGGATCGCCCGATCCTGTTGCCGCGCAACGGTCCCACGCTCGATTAG
- a CDS encoding phosphatidate cytidylyltransferase, which produces MTNPGDSSSEPSANRRRLWSDLGPRLASAAVLIALTATALYLGGYVFSAVVGGVFGGVYREWETMVSRAPLTPGGMALIGLVALSGVVFPLFGPLGSMSVIAVACVVALAMRGEGIWWRVLGLVIFGAIIIAALMMRGTTIHGVWAGLYLGTVVWMTDSAAFFTGRQIGGEKLAPDISPSKTWSGALGGLALGTGAGLLLWIIITDSPWWIGLVLSASISVLGQLGDLGESAIKRHFRIKDSGDIIPGHGGLMDRLDSLTFGVLLVLIVGGLHGGFDAVAQGLLYW; this is translated from the coding sequence TTGACCAATCCAGGCGATTCCTCGTCAGAACCTTCTGCCAATCGCCGCCGCTTGTGGTCCGATCTCGGGCCGCGTCTCGCCTCCGCTGCCGTTCTGATTGCCTTGACCGCCACCGCGCTTTATCTGGGCGGCTATGTGTTTTCGGCCGTGGTCGGCGGGGTATTTGGCGGCGTCTATCGCGAATGGGAAACCATGGTGTCGCGGGCGCCACTGACGCCCGGCGGCATGGCGCTGATCGGGCTGGTGGCGCTGTCCGGGGTGGTTTTCCCGCTATTCGGGCCGCTGGGCAGCATGTCCGTCATCGCCGTGGCCTGTGTCGTCGCGTTGGCAATGCGCGGCGAAGGGATCTGGTGGCGTGTACTTGGGCTGGTGATTTTCGGCGCCATCATCATTGCCGCCCTGATGATGCGGGGCACCACGATCCACGGCGTCTGGGCCGGGCTTTACCTCGGCACGGTGGTGTGGATGACTGATTCTGCAGCCTTTTTTACTGGCCGGCAGATCGGTGGGGAAAAGCTCGCGCCCGATATCTCGCCGTCCAAGACCTGGTCGGGCGCACTCGGTGGATTAGCGCTCGGAACCGGGGCAGGGCTGTTGCTATGGATTATCATCACGGATTCCCCATGGTGGATCGGCCTCGTGCTGTCGGCCTCGATCAGCGTTCTTGGGCAGTTGGGCGATCTGGGCGAAAGCGCAATCAAACGTCATTTCCGCATCAAGGACAGCGGCGATATTATTCCGGGTCATGGCGGCCTGATGGACCGGCTCGATAGCCTCACATTTGGCGTCTTGCTGGTTTTGATCGTGGGCGGCCTGCATGGCGGCTTTGACGCCGTGGCCCAGGGCCTGCTCTACTGGTGA
- a CDS encoding lipid-A-disaccharide synthase has product MTLPMARPLKLFVLAGEPSGDRIAADLVRRLCERVALDLSGVGGDELIGQGLRSLFPMSNLSVMGVTDVLLRLPLLLWRIEQTARVIRSSQPDIVVLFDAQDFSALLARRLRAMKYAEPILLYVAPSVWARSPGRAAKLTPLFNEVLAVLPFEPEVMAQLGGPPTAYVGHPALRERLQQRDAVEAGPLVLLPGSRDGELRRHLPLFRQVAAEVANHPAVTGFVIPTLPILAERLRREVADWPVPVTVIAERSERAALYQRAVLALAVSGTATLELALAGVPMVISYVMDGHQARVYEKINRPMVGLPNIVLKRAAAPELVLSQPDATELTGAVRNLLDDKAARQAQIAAFGELSDLMEHGEPESPRQDPADRVLAWWRG; this is encoded by the coding sequence ATGACATTGCCCATGGCCAGGCCGCTCAAGCTGTTCGTGCTGGCCGGCGAACCCTCCGGCGACAGGATTGCCGCCGACCTGGTCCGCCGCCTGTGCGAGCGGGTGGCACTGGACCTGAGCGGGGTCGGCGGCGATGAGCTGATCGGGCAGGGGCTGCGCTCGCTGTTTCCGATGAGCAATCTATCCGTCATGGGCGTTACCGATGTATTATTGCGCCTGCCGTTGTTGTTGTGGCGGATCGAGCAGACGGCGCGGGTGATCCGCTCGAGCCAGCCCGATATTGTGGTGCTGTTCGACGCCCAGGATTTTTCCGCGCTGCTGGCGCGGCGGCTGCGCGCTATGAAATATGCTGAGCCGATCCTGCTCTATGTAGCGCCCTCGGTCTGGGCGCGTTCGCCCGGGCGCGCGGCCAAGCTCACGCCGCTGTTCAATGAGGTGCTGGCTGTCTTGCCCTTCGAGCCCGAAGTGATGGCCCAGCTGGGCGGGCCGCCAACGGCCTATGTCGGCCATCCGGCTTTGCGCGAGCGCTTGCAGCAGCGGGACGCGGTGGAAGCAGGACCATTGGTCTTGCTGCCGGGCAGCCGGGATGGCGAGTTGCGGCGACATTTGCCGCTATTCCGGCAGGTCGCCGCAGAAGTGGCAAATCACCCCGCGGTGACCGGCTTTGTTATCCCAACCCTGCCGATCCTGGCCGAGCGGCTGCGCCGCGAAGTGGCGGATTGGCCCGTGCCGGTCACGGTGATTGCCGAGCGCTCGGAGCGAGCCGCGCTGTATCAGCGGGCGGTGCTGGCGCTAGCCGTTTCCGGCACGGCGACGCTGGAACTGGCCTTGGCGGGTGTGCCGATGGTCATCAGCTATGTCATGGACGGACATCAGGCTCGGGTCTACGAGAAGATCAATAGGCCCATGGTCGGCCTGCCCAATATCGTGCTCAAGCGAGCGGCGGCGCCAGAACTGGTCCTGTCGCAACCGGACGCCACGGAGCTGACCGGAGCGGTGCGCAACCTGCTCGACGACAAGGCAGCCCGCCAGGCACAGATTGCCGCTTTTGGCGAGTTGTCAGACCTGATGGAACATGGCGAACCTGAATCCCCGCGCCAGGACCCTGCCGATCGGGTCCTTGCCTGGTGGCGAGGCTAA